Proteins encoded in a region of the Quercus lobata isolate SW786 chromosome 8, ValleyOak3.0 Primary Assembly, whole genome shotgun sequence genome:
- the LOC115957854 gene encoding uncharacterized protein LOC115957854: MKMEKPAENQICSLMWFSRTSLLCVAVLVPVFAYFLSFGFYPSLVTIPILVLSTLFVVTFRKKNVILDENPVQDEGHICDQKHLLGKEVGQTQTPQPLLETAIQPEVTQQNEVGVMHEYKVESPPDTLFPSDSESSNDSLIGENFEVNLMCSNHMDQDLAISDGSVSDEDDDSLIEISLPGSKSGGLDEEPKQKAQSNLPDLLPESIFQQQGLMELLAEINEMNEEENLIEIDLSMGSINQVFQG; encoded by the coding sequence ATGAAAATGGAAAAACCAGCTGAGAATCAAATCTGTTCCTTAATGTGGTTTTCCAGAACCTCATTGCTATGTGTTGCAGTCCTTGTTCCAGTCTTTGCTTACTTTCTCAGTTTTGGGTTCTATCCCTCCCTTGTTACCATTCCAATTTTGGTTCTATCAACTTTGTTTGTTGTCacattcagaaagaaaaatgtgattttGGATGAGAATCCAGTCCAAGATGAGGGTCACATCTGTGACCAGAAACACCTACTTGGAAAGGAAGTTGGTCAGACTCAGACACCACAGCCACTTCTAGAAACAGCAATCCAACCTGAGGTTACCCAACAAAATGAAGTTGGTGTGATGCATGAGTACAAAGTTGAGTCACCCCCAGATACTCTTTTTCCTTCAGACAGTGAAAGCAGCAATGATTCCTTAATTGGTGAAAATTTTGAGGTCAATTTGATGTGTTCCAACCATATGGATCAAGATCTAGCAATCTCAGATGGTTCAGTTtctgatgaagatgatgatagCCTCATTGAAATCTCCCTCCCAGGCAGCAAGTCTGGTGGCCTAGATGAAGAGCCAAAGCAAAAGGCACAATCAAATTTGCCAGATCTCTTGCCAGAGTCTATTTTTCAGCAGCAAGGCTTAATGGAACTCCTAGCAGAGATTAatgagatgaatgaggaagaaaaTTTGATAGAGATTGACCTTTCAATGGGCTCCATCAATCAAGTGTTCCAAGGTTAG